The Rhodopirellula islandica genome segment GTTAGCGGCCACCGTCGGGCGACGCATGTCCGCGTCGATCAGCAGCACGCGTTTGCCCGTCTGGGCGACCGAAACGGCCAGGTTCGCAATCGTGGTCGACTTCCCATCCGAAGGACTGGGGCTGGTCAGCAAGAACACCTTCTTGGATTGGCTCTTGGTCAGGAACAACAGGGACGTCCGCAAAACTCGGAACGTTTCCGCCTCCGTGCCTCGGGGCAGGTGGAAAGTCGGGATCATCGCTGAGATGCCCGACCCTTCTTTGACCTTCTTTTTGAGAGCGGATTCCTTCAACCGGGGCACGTGTGCCAGAATGGAAGCCCCAACGATGCGTTCGACTTCCGCGGGATCGTGGAAGGTGCGGTCCGTCATTTCCGCCAGCAGGGCCAACGCCAGCCCCAACATCCCTCCGGCCAAAATCCCCAGGGCCGCAATTTTCGTTCTCGATGGCCAAACAGGAACACTCGCGGGCAGGGGCATCACAATCAAGTCCGTTGAGAAACCCGAGTAGTCATTGGTGAGGTTGATTTCGTGCAAGCGTTGAAACACCTCGTCATAGCGTGCTTGAGCACGATCCAGATTGGCTTTCAAGGAACTGCCGAGCAGAAACGTCGTTTCGACTTCTTTGGCCAGCTTGGACTCCTTTTCGGAAAGTTCCAGCAACTGCTCTTCACGCTTCTCCATCTCGGAGATATCGCTCTGAAGGACTTGATAGTAGCTAGCCAGAATATCAGCCGGCTTGGCTTCGACTCGCTTGTCTTCCTCGGGGCGGTTCTCCCGGCTCTCATCCACAAAACGCCGCATATTATCTAGTTCGGTACGCAGGGCACGAACGCTGGGGTGATTTTCACCGAACTCCGCCGCCATCAGACGTTCTTTGCTGGAGAGTGTAAGCAACTGTTGATACTCGGTCCGCGTCGATTCCTGCATGACCGCACGAGAGAGCATCTCATCATTGGTTTGATCATCGCGATTGGCAGAGATCGCCAAAAACGCATTCACCCGGTCAATTTCGTCAGCGTCCAGCAGCGACATCACGTGCACATCCGACAACGAATCCGGATCCTTGCCCTTCACAAACTCTCGAATCACAACTCGACGCGACTTCGCATGGGAAAGCGATTCACGAATCCCACCCAATTGCTGTTCGATGTTATTGAGGCGTAGTCGGTGGACATCTTCCAGAGAATCCCGGCCGTTGATGTTGCTGGAGATGAGCGCGGGGACTGACGCCACGAACTCACGGTATGCTTGATCCGCTTCTCGCAGGGCCTTCTCATTCTGAACCTGAGCTCTCGCAATCAATTCCGCCGCTTCGTTCCCGACACTGCTGGTTTGCTCGTCGATGTAGTCTTGGTAGCTATCGAAGATCGCTTGCAGAGCAGCCGCAGCCACCTCAGGATCGGGGTCCTGGTAAGTTGCCTTCAAAACACTTGCACTTTTTGCTAGTCCGTCCCCACCTTTGCTGACGGACAGATTCTCCGCCAAATCACCAACTTTGACGTTGAGACCAGCAATCTGAATCGCGTTTTCCAGAATTTTGGGACTGGCAAACAATTCCATGTGGGTCGAGAGCACGTCCTCCTGCATGGACGCCATGTCTTTGGCCCCGTTATTCACCCCCGTGTTGGCCACTTCCCCGGAACGCTGGCCCACTAAAACGGCAAGCTTGGATTCGTAGATCGGGACTTGGTTGACGAAGTAGATCGTCGCCAGGGTAACGCCGACAAAGATCCCCAGGGCGATCAGGTGGTAGCGTCGCCGGACAATCCCCAGCAGATCCAGATCAATGTCCAGTTCGTCGCCGTTGACGTCGTCAGCAGATGGGTTGGATCGAATCATGATTTTTAGAAACTCGATTGACTGGTCGGCGAAGAGCACTGACCGCGGCTCGCGACCAAGGAACTCTCAAGTCCGTTCCGTTCCGGCGAACAGATCACGCGAAAGGATGTTTGGAACTTGGGCAAGAGCCACACATCATTTGTACAGGTTGTGGAGCCCCCTCAGAAGGGAAACGCGTCAAATTCAACCCAGCACCGCACCTTTGGTCGCCAAGAAGAACTGCCGCTGCAGGGATTGCATCTCTGATTCTAGGTGCCAAACGAGCGTGAAGTATTGAAATGCCTTCATTTTGCGCGCACTTCGTGCTCTTGGGTGACACCACACCCCACCTTCGGCGGGCTCGTCTCCGAACCCCATCGAGTCGAAACGAGAATAGACCGGAATGACCAAGATTCAATCCCCATCTGGGGCCAATTGGGGGATTCAGGAATAAGGGCGACGATTTCGCAGCGTCGTGAGACAAGGGGGACTGATCCTCCCCAAATTCAGACGCGATTCCGATCCCACCAGCACGACACCCCCGTGCACATCCGCTCACTCCCCATTCGAGCTACGAGCTACGAGCTACGAGCTACGAGCTACGAGCTACGAGCTACGAGCTACGAGCTACGAGCTACGAGCTACGAGCTACGAGCTAACTGCTAACTGCTAACTGCTAACTGCTAACTGCTAACTGCTAACTGCTAACTGCTAACTGCTAACTGCTAACTGCCCATCACACCCCGAACGCGCAACGGCTTGTTGATTTAGTCAGCCGGAACGCGACAGCGTCCGGTTCGTTTCCGGTAACCGTGGGCTAGCGCTGGACTGCTGAACGCTTGGGCTTGGAGAGTATGGTCGCTTGCGCGAGTTTTCATCCCGGTAGGGATGCAAGATGGTAGCCGTCGGTAAGCGATCGCGCCACCGATGGACATGCAAACCCCACGCCGCCACTCTCCATCCCGCCGTGGCCGATGGCCACGGCGGGATGGAGAGTTTTTTGGGAGGCACGGTTTCCGGAAGTGCGCTGCTACGCAGCGCCCCCCAGCTACCATCTGACATCCCTACCGGGATGAAGAAAGACAGGATCTGCGAAACGTACTGAATCAACAGCCTGGTGAGCGATCGACCACCCCGAATTCCTCGCGAATTCGGCGACAGGGAGAAACGAAAAAAGCAGGGGCTGTTTCCAACCCCTGCTTGATCCACTCGAAGATTTGATCCCAGGCCTAGCAGGCCAATGCCTTCTGTCCTCGACGGCGTCGGTAGGCTACGACACCGGACCCGATCATTCCCAGCATGACAAAGCTGGCCGGTTCAGGCACGGCAGTCACGCTGATCGTACGAGCGGCGCCCAAGCTCGCGTCGAACTCGTTGAAGGGAAATGTCTCGCCATCTTCCGAGAAATTGGCGCTGTTACGCCCCACCCCGGCGACGAAATCAAAGGTGGTGTCGCCGACCGCACCGGCCACGTAACTGAACTCAAAGAGGCTGGTGCTGGTACCCGCCGAGAAACCGTACCCAGGAGCAATCCCCGCGAAGCCAATCCCGCCGACAGCCGTCAAATCGGCCCCGGTGGCGTTGGTGGAGGCAGCGAACAGCGGGTTGAACGCCACGGGCAAACCTATGTTGGGCTCTGCATTGCTGCTCGAAATCGTCGCCGTGAACGCTTGCAGCGTGTCATCGGTGAAGTCGGGATCCGATACACCAAGATCAACCAAGTTCACCCGCACGGTCACGACGTCGCCGGACACGAACGATGTCGTTGAATCGACGCCGTTGAGTGTATCAATCTCAAAAACAAAGGCAGCAAATGCATTGCTGGTCACCAGCGTCATGCTCAGCACCGTGAAGAATCGTATCATGTGCATCGAATAATCTCTTTGTGGGTTGGTGGTTATAAGTGACAATCATAGCCACCCGGGTAAGCCATGGCCCACCCGAGTGTCATTTTATTGCGAAATGATCGCTCGCCTTCAGTTCGCAGAATCGCTCAGCAGCAGCACTTCTGAATCCAGCTGACCATCCAGATCAGAAAGCACTTCATCCACGGCGGAGGCGTACTCTCCTAGGCTGGAACCTCCGGAAATGGCGTCCAAGTCGGATTCCGTTCCTTGGTTGGGTGCTGCTACCAAGGTTGACTCGGAAGCGGCGTCCAATTCAGGATCGCTCTCTTCTG includes the following:
- a CDS encoding polysaccharide biosynthesis tyrosine autokinase; protein product: MIRSNPSADDVNGDELDIDLDLLGIVRRRYHLIALGIFVGVTLATIYFVNQVPIYESKLAVLVGQRSGEVANTGVNNGAKDMASMQEDVLSTHMELFASPKILENAIQIAGLNVKVGDLAENLSVSKGGDGLAKSASVLKATYQDPDPEVAAAALQAIFDSYQDYIDEQTSSVGNEAAELIARAQVQNEKALREADQAYREFVASVPALISSNINGRDSLEDVHRLRLNNIEQQLGGIRESLSHAKSRRVVIREFVKGKDPDSLSDVHVMSLLDADEIDRVNAFLAISANRDDQTNDEMLSRAVMQESTRTEYQQLLTLSSKERLMAAEFGENHPSVRALRTELDNMRRFVDESRENRPEEDKRVEAKPADILASYYQVLQSDISEMEKREEQLLELSEKESKLAKEVETTFLLGSSLKANLDRAQARYDEVFQRLHEINLTNDYSGFSTDLIVMPLPASVPVWPSRTKIAALGILAGGMLGLALALLAEMTDRTFHDPAEVERIVGASILAHVPRLKESALKKKVKEGSGISAMIPTFHLPRGTEAETFRVLRTSLLFLTKSQSKKVFLLTSPSPSDGKSTTIANLAVSVAQTGKRVLLIDADMRRPTVAANFGVERSPGLSDLLSHDGPINPATLAECVQASEQDSLTLCTSGSRTSEPSELLESDQWVAFLDLARKTYDVILIDTPPLLAVADPSIVADEVDGVFLAVRIEKNNRTLVERATEVLTDKGIAIEGVIVNSRDSRSNHYAYSSYDYYGKKQYGYVANYRRYYEANDDDDAGSAPRRKRSSSKRTAAASTRSLPIPEAASSNGHVANGSTVNGSSNGHPTT
- a CDS encoding PEP-CTERM sorting domain-containing protein (PEP-CTERM proteins occur, often in large numbers, in the proteomes of bacteria that also encode an exosortase, a predicted intramembrane cysteine proteinase. The presence of a PEP-CTERM domain at a protein's C-terminus predicts cleavage within the sorting domain, followed by covalent anchoring to some some component of the (usually Gram-negative) cell surface. Many PEP-CTERM proteins exhibit an unusual sequence composition that includes large numbers of potential glycosylation sites. Expression of one such protein has been shown restore the ability of a bacterium to form floc, a type of biofilm.) — its product is MIRFFTVLSMTLVTSNAFAAFVFEIDTLNGVDSTTSFVSGDVVTVRVNLVDLGVSDPDFTDDTLQAFTATISSSNAEPNIGLPVAFNPLFAASTNATGADLTAVGGIGFAGIAPGYGFSAGTSTSLFEFSYVAGAVGDTTFDFVAGVGRNSANFSEDGETFPFNEFDASLGAARTISVTAVPEPASFVMLGMIGSGVVAYRRRRGQKALAC